A portion of the Desulfobaccales bacterium genome contains these proteins:
- the dsrJ gene encoding sulfate reduction electron transfer complex DsrMKJOP subunit DsrJ, which yields MADYKNEFGWFAPKPTVEKKIYSLKAVAVGLGIFLVVFGAPLLLNMGQVHPVPQPSLDTPAIQKLAEKERQCVEPTEWMRANHMQLLWDWREQVVRTGERYYTTSQGKKVLASLSNNCMECHSNKSQFCDQCHNYVAVVPNCWGCHLPKEQNVAKAEGK from the coding sequence ATGGCTGACTATAAAAACGAATTCGGCTGGTTCGCGCCCAAGCCCACCGTGGAGAAGAAGATTTACAGCCTCAAGGCCGTGGCCGTGGGGCTGGGCATCTTCCTGGTGGTGTTCGGCGCCCCCTTGCTCCTGAATATGGGACAGGTCCATCCGGTGCCCCAGCCCAGTTTGGACACTCCGGCCATCCAGAAGCTGGCGGAGAAAGAGCGCCAGTGCGTGGAGCCCACCGAGTGGATGCGGGCCAACCACATGCAGCTCCTGTGGGATTGGCGGGAGCAGGTGGTGAGGACCGGCGAGCGCTATTACACCACTTCCCAGGGGAAGAAGGTGTTGGCCAGCCTGTCCAACAACTGCATGGAGTGTCACAGCAACAAGAGCCAATTCTGTGATCAGTGCCACAATTACGTGGCGGTGGTCCCCAACTGCTGGGGCTGCCACCTCCCCAAGGAGCAGAACGTGGCAAAGGCGGAGGGGAAGTGA
- a CDS encoding 4Fe-4S dicluster domain-containing protein, with protein sequence MGINRRDFLKLAGLLGLGGKAAFELVLPGEVEAAVAKTQATGTRWALVVDMRKLTDKVAARCIEACHSLHNVPNYLEPPDPKLALSEDLKNRWQIKWIWSDVYEHAFVGFEQDHQWDKLKGMNFLLLCNHCENPPCVRVCPTQATYRRPDGIVMMDMHRCIGCRFCMAGCPYAARSFNWRDPRPYIAKINPNYPTREIGVVEKCLLCEERLAQGQQPACVEASGGALIFGNLNEENSPVRAALRAHYTIRRKPYLGTNPQVYYIV encoded by the coding sequence ATGGGCATCAACCGACGCGACTTTCTCAAATTGGCCGGCCTGTTGGGCCTGGGTGGCAAAGCGGCCTTTGAACTGGTGCTCCCCGGGGAGGTGGAGGCGGCGGTGGCCAAGACTCAAGCCACCGGCACCCGCTGGGCCCTGGTGGTGGACATGCGTAAGCTCACCGACAAGGTGGCGGCCCGCTGCATCGAAGCCTGCCACAGCCTGCACAACGTCCCCAATTACCTGGAGCCCCCGGATCCCAAGCTGGCCCTGTCCGAAGACCTGAAAAACCGCTGGCAGATCAAGTGGATCTGGAGCGACGTCTATGAGCACGCCTTTGTGGGCTTCGAGCAGGATCATCAGTGGGACAAACTGAAGGGCATGAATTTCCTGCTCCTGTGCAATCACTGCGAGAATCCCCCCTGTGTGCGGGTCTGTCCCACCCAGGCCACCTACCGGCGGCCCGACGGCATCGTCATGATGGACATGCACCGCTGCATCGGCTGCCGCTTCTGCATGGCCGGCTGCCCGTATGCCGCCCGCAGCTTCAACTGGCGTGACCCCCGGCCCTACATCGCCAAGATCAATCCCAACTACCCCACCCGGGAGATCGGGGTGGTGGAGAAATGCCTGCTCTGCGAGGAGCGCCTGGCGCAGGGGCAGCAGCCCGCCTGCGTCGAGGCCTCCGGCGGGGCCTTGATCTTCGGCAACCTGAATGAGGAAAATTCCCCGGTCAGGGCCGCCTTGCGGGCGCACTACACCATCCGGCGCAAACCCTACCTGGGGACCAACCCGCAGGTGTACTACATCGTGTGA